The DNA sequence gtgtagccaaaaattatatatttttttaacactTGCATTTAGGTATCCATTAAAGGATATATTACGTGTAATTACATTTATGAAGGTGGTAGGTGTGTTGATATGAATCctttataaatgtgtgtattcatttgcagtgttttcTAGAATCTGTTGTATCAGGGCTAGAAGCTCAAATCGCCAGTCAGAAATTACTAGTGGTGACCCCCTTACAGCCCTAGAGCTTCCAGTATTTCACCTCCTATTTTTCCTCTCCCCACCCCTCTCCTCTCCTGCCCTCCCCTCTCCTCTCAACCCCTCTTTTCCTCTCCTGCCCTTTCCTTTCCTTGTTGCCCTTCTCCTCCTATCTCCTCCCCTCTTCTTTTCTCCCCGCACCTCACCTCTcgtccctcctcctctccccacCCCTCTCCTCGTTTCTTCTCCACTGCCCTCCTCTCCTCCCCTACCTGCCACACTCCTCCcctctcttttcctttcttcCCTTCTCCTCCACTCCCATCTCTACCTTTTCTCCCCTCacttctcctctcctctcctcccctctcctctctcAGATGCTCTCCCTGCTGCCCAGCAGGATCCTTCGGCTGCTGGAGTTTGTGGGGTTTTCCGGCAACAAGGTTGGTGCATCTCAGTCTCATCCGCTGCAAAGGATTCTGGGATACACTGGCAGTCCTGCCCGTTTAGACTGCATGGGTTTGGTCTTGTTGCAGGAGCTGGGCTTGCAGCAGCTAGAAGAGGGGGCCTCAACAGACACCTTCCCGGCCTTTCTATGCAACATGCTTCTGCTCTGCTACCACACCTTCATGAGCTTCATCTTGGGTGAGACCATGGAAACCTCATGTGCCATCTACACCATGGCAACGACGTGTCATGCACTTGACATGGCAGCAGAACTCCCAGCAAACATTAACATTAGCTGAAACTCTACCAAGTCCTACAGACAGGGCTATAGAATGAAATCTATGGCTGTGTGTGCAGGAGCGAGGAGGCCCTTAATGGGAGCCGGGTTTTAACCCCACTTGTCCCCTCAGGAACGGGAGAGGGTGACATGGACGACGCAGAGAGACTCCTGCAGCATTACCTGAATCGCTATCCTAAGGTgaggacccccccacccccaccatgcCAGGTAGCTTTGAGTCAAAGGCCTCAGGTTCACCAGCTGTGCTGTGCTCTCTCCACAGGGGgccattttcctgtttttcgCTGGTCGAATTGAGGTCATTAAGGGAAACCTGGATGCTGTGAGTATTATGCAAAATACCTGCACATGTTTGAAGAATAATCCTTTATCCGGTATGAAAGGTAACTTAAGCTGAAtcagtataaataaaattattctgttaggctacgttcacactgccagccacatcgttcaattccgattttttgctcagatctgATAAGTTCTATAttgacggttcacattcataactacaagtgacctgtatctgactgtaatgtgaacgcatcggtcctccgaaacgtcacgcatgcgcacattgataCGTTTTTACATGGGTCAACTGCGTcaccaacaacaaaaaacatcaTATCTGTGGGACGACTCGTGGCATTAAAAATGGAGGCGTTAGTAGCTCCCGCATGTATTGCACTTTGCTCTGGAGGACGACAAACAGTGAATCAGCTGTACATGAGCAGGTCGAAAAGGAGAAAAAACGTCAGGCGGCTAGCTTTTTCTGCTTTCGCAGTTATTGCTGGAACTGCTGCACCAAGAGATGTGTGGGTACGAGTGGGACCGTGATGTGGATGGATAGACAGATGAGCAGTTTATAGAGAACTTCAGAATGTCGAGGGCTACATTTGAGTGCCTCTGTCAGCGCATgcgtataagcaaaaagccacatgaattccgatCTGAGCGTCACATTCAGGTCACATGGCCGCGAATCGGATATGTATGAgatttagtaccacatatgaaagtgatacaaatctgatttgaaaagatcagatttgcgtgtccacacagccctgaaaagatcaaatctgtgtcacattaaggcaaaaaatccaatttgagtcacttcagcatggcagtgtgaacaTAGTCTTAGTTTGAGCAGATTACATTGATCATGAGGGAATTGCGAttgatatttatattatttatataccCATGGGGAATCAATCAtcatgcctccctcaacttgctctttgtagaataATTTGTCCACGAAGGCCAGCCACCCATAGTGGCAcccaggggttaagggccttgctgaaggacctgcagatgtgctgaggctgggtttgaaccagtgaccacgtgattacaagcacacaggcttagcccactgaggcacacgctgcccccaatACTGTTTactattatatttatatatttacagtttttatgcTGGACATTCCTAATTTAAAGCAACATATTTTTAGCTACAATGCTGAATTAACTtgcgttagcattattatcgtGTGTTAGCATACATTAGCATTGTTAGCATACATTAGCACGTTAGCATGTACTGCTGCCGGTTAACGCGGCTCGCCGTTCCAGGCCATCAGCCGCTTCCAGGAGTGCTGCGAGGCCCAGCAGCAGTGGAAGCATTTTCACCACATGTGTTACTGGGAGCTGATGTGGTGCTTCACCTACAAGCGGCACTGGAAGATGGCCTACTTCTACGCCGACCTCCTGAGCAAGGAGAACAAGTGGTCCAAGGTGAGAAGCCATTCCTGCACGATGTTCCATTGACGGCTGGAGCAAAGTTCCCCGTGTTTCACACTGACCATATGGTGCCGTTTTGCTTTTCACTCAGGCCACGTACGCCTACATGAAGGCCTCCTACCTCAGCATGCTCAGCCAGGAGGAGAGGGCACCGTTTGGGGAGAACGAGGAGGACCTCTTCAGGTTTGACGCTTCACCAGAATCATCTTGTTTCCCGGCCCCTTGCCGTTTCTTAGTCCGTGGCTTCTTCCTCGTTCCAGACAGGTCCCCCGACTGAAGCAGAAGATTGCCGGGAAATCTCTGCCCACGGAGAAGTTCGCCAGCCGGAAAACCCAGCGGTACCAGGCCGAGAGGCCCCCCCCACTTCCAGCACCCCCGCTGGTAGGCTCCGTCCCTTCAAAATAGGGGGTCACCAAAACCCGGGGAGAACAATCAAGGAGCTCACGTGTTGTTCTCCTGTGTGCACTGCTGGTGTCCTGGGCGGCTCCAGGAGATGATGTACATCTGGAACGGCTACACGGTGATCGGGAAAAGCAGGGATCTGACGGAAGGGATGCTGGACACCCTGAACGAGGCCCAGAGAAGACTGGAAGAGAACCCAAGTAAGATTTAAGTAGAAGGCATGGCGGTACTGCGTCCAGGCTGAAGTCACGGCCTTGTGTCGTGTTACTGTGTGTAATTTAAGGGGAGAGCAAAGGAAACAGTGTCAGCTGTTTAAGTGTTTGCATGTTTACCCAGTGATTGCGTACACCTCCTTTGGGGTTAGGCCATGTCTTTCTGTCCCTAACCACGCTGAGACATCTTCTCAGCTGTGTCTGGGGTGCTGTCAGCCATATGACCGGCTGTCGACCTttgaccccacccccctctcccGCAGGGACAGAGTATTCCATAGACGACCAGTGCGTGGTGAGCCTGCTGAAGGGCCTGTGTCTGCGACACCTGGGCCTGCTAGAAGAAGCTGAGCATCACTTCAACCTGGTGCTCTGCAAGTGAGTTCACAGGACTAGAAGGGCCAGGGGGTTGTGGGTTCGCATCCTCATCGTGCCACCATGAAATCCTAACCTGTTTCTTTACATTTTTTGATAGTGAAAACCAAATCAAATTCGACCAATACTTGG is a window from the Paramormyrops kingsleyae isolate MSU_618 chromosome 21, PKINGS_0.4, whole genome shotgun sequence genome containing:
- the LOC111847649 gene encoding tetratricopeptide repeat protein 39A-like isoform X3 yields the protein MASLIFHLSPAFSPLKLMMLEKKGFILGIDGGVFFRDGDPLQSCVPVKVALCSSPCSRLPFVDGSDVPSVTSPAEGLQQSDLSVALGDCMAALDLFLQNQFEEALSRLQGRMKDSMYHALTHATILEMQAMMTFSPEDILEAGNTMKDAQAVCQRYRRKSSFNSLGGKTYTEDELHAELCYAECLLQRAALTFLQDENMISFIKGGIKVRNSYQTYKELDAVLQSPGYTKGNSHTHFEAGVKLGMGSFNLMLSLLPSRILRLLEFVGFSGNKELGLQQLEEGASTDTFPAFLCNMLLLCYHTFMSFILGTGEGDMDDAERLLQHYLNRYPKGAIFLFFAGRIEVIKGNLDAAISRFQECCEAQQQWKHFHHMCYWELMWCFTYKRHWKMAYFYADLLSKENKWSKATYAYMKASYLSMLSQEERAPFGENEEDLFRQVPRLKQKIAGKSLPTEKFASRKTQRYQAERPPPLPAPPLEMMYIWNGYTVIGKSRDLTEGMLDTLNEAQRRLEENPRTEYSIDDQCVVSLLKGLCLRHLGLLEEAEHHFNLVLCNENQIKFDQYLVPTVLLEHALLYMEQGRSQEAVKLLESAKQNYKNYSMESRTLFRIQAALQKARASQANGLP
- the LOC111847649 gene encoding tetratricopeptide repeat protein 39A-like isoform X1, whose product is MASLIFHLSPAFSPLKLMMLEKKGFILGIDGGVFFRDGDPLQSCVPVKVALCSSPCSRLPFVDGSDVPSVTSPAEGLQQSDLSVALGDCMAALDLFLQNQFEEALSRLQGRMKDSMYHALTHATILEMQAMMTFSPEDILEAGNTMKDAQAVCQRYRRKSSFNSLGGKTYTEDELHAELCYAECLLQRAALTFLQDENMISFIKGGIKVRNSYQTYKELDAVLQSPGYTKGNSHTHFEAGVKLGMGSFNLMLSLLPSRILRLLEFVGFSGNKVGASQSHPLQRILGYTGSPARLDCMGLVLLQELGLQQLEEGASTDTFPAFLCNMLLLCYHTFMSFILGTGEGDMDDAERLLQHYLNRYPKGAIFLFFAGRIEVIKGNLDAAISRFQECCEAQQQWKHFHHMCYWELMWCFTYKRHWKMAYFYADLLSKENKWSKATYAYMKASYLSMLSQEERAPFGENEEDLFRQVPRLKQKIAGKSLPTEKFASRKTQRYQAERPPPLPAPPLEMMYIWNGYTVIGKSRDLTEGMLDTLNEAQRRLEENPRTEYSIDDQCVVSLLKGLCLRHLGLLEEAEHHFNLVLCNENQIKFDQYLVPTVLLEHALLYMEQGRSQEAVKLLESAKQNYKNYSMESRTLFRIQAALQKARASQANGLP
- the LOC111847649 gene encoding tetratricopeptide repeat protein 39A-like isoform X2, with the protein product MSFIGGWRVSLRKNDGKRSPVPAGKPTGSPTPPARLSVINCKELDPVIPDVKLPFVDGSDVPSVTSPAEGLQQSDLSVALGDCMAALDLFLQNQFEEALSRLQGRMKDSMYHALTHATILEMQAMMTFSPEDILEAGNTMKDAQAVCQRYRRKSSFNSLGGKTYTEDELHAELCYAECLLQRAALTFLQDENMISFIKGGIKVRNSYQTYKELDAVLQSPGYTKGNSHTHFEAGVKLGMGSFNLMLSLLPSRILRLLEFVGFSGNKVGASQSHPLQRILGYTGSPARLDCMGLVLLQELGLQQLEEGASTDTFPAFLCNMLLLCYHTFMSFILGTGEGDMDDAERLLQHYLNRYPKGAIFLFFAGRIEVIKGNLDAAISRFQECCEAQQQWKHFHHMCYWELMWCFTYKRHWKMAYFYADLLSKENKWSKATYAYMKASYLSMLSQEERAPFGENEEDLFRQVPRLKQKIAGKSLPTEKFASRKTQRYQAERPPPLPAPPLEMMYIWNGYTVIGKSRDLTEGMLDTLNEAQRRLEENPRTEYSIDDQCVVSLLKGLCLRHLGLLEEAEHHFNLVLCNENQIKFDQYLVPTVLLEHALLYMEQGRSQEAVKLLESAKQNYKNYSMESRTLFRIQAALQKARASQANGLP